One genomic segment of Nothobranchius furzeri strain GRZ-AD chromosome 10, NfurGRZ-RIMD1, whole genome shotgun sequence includes these proteins:
- the LOC107386188 gene encoding interleukin-6 receptor subunit beta — translation MHFWSYKLPLIIWTLMNFLPLSSFELTVKNTQLKPCKTNKRLCVTNPGDCDLRPPLSLQRTLNVSCSYQITNVGSSVSCDWGQGSDLQTDASLIFSSQNRVFHCGSIFNPAAGLNVTVRVKDFRTGLEVWSQPHTVHLWNAYKPSRPSGVSVLGSTEDSLVVSFSWYSSHDGRCRLRHRPSSTHMWTHVADSFPAPASHNLTYTIRNLLPFKVYRASVACRGTNGIWSDWSSDANGRTLDRKPSRPSVVCYRVEKTVSSTPLLHLKWKAPEPDETGGRILGYQVSVHPNEKIQNLTETEAVLEVQEGNSSATVRAFNTAGLGAAALLNITAEKRVTLPSVRNLWISSLFPGNQTLLVQWTFPSSSPSSPISHVSVEWREEKRPSASRWSRLDSAVTSAVIRDVDPDESYLVSVFPVFHQQCGPPQALAASLQLGALMEAVDLKVVGTNKTAVTIMWAWQRKSKPIRVKGYRVMLRSDSDTRTVPLWPDQRQHTFFNLTPNTEYSLLLLADGAAKSTVTVTTHYDEVPVVATAAPVLLLAVAVIVISILSRTAYKSHFFPPVSSPRLSTTGQWLMSPEPKKRFERSILKIRDFEVTDVVGNKSLILLSPKSRTSSEDSSLLSTSSPGKTSHVGPDVAFETGPITDEPSYRHGDGVYAARDSVRDDNCCSPQKGGDIDQREVAEKIQLQEFSFLTDFLRNPVPEVATRLTGGSYLICEMDYLANGCIRPEAAETTT, via the exons ATGCACTTTTGGTCTTATAAACTTCCTCTGATCATCTGGACCCTGATGAACTTCCTCCCTCTGTCTTCCTTTG AACTGACGGTGAAAAACACTCAGCTGAAGCCATGTAAGACAAACAAGCGTTTGTGTGTGACCAACCCTGGAGACTGTGACCTTCGACCTCCTTTATCTTTACAGA GGACGCTCAACGTGTCCTGTTCCTACCAGATCACAAACGTAGGCAGTTCTGTGTCATGTGACTGGGGTCAGGGGTCAGACCTTCAGACAGACGCCTCTCTGATCTTCAGCAG CCAGAATCGCGTCTTCCACTGTGGGTCCATCTTTAACCCAGCGGCCGGCCTCAATGTGACGGTCAGGGTGAAGGACTTCAGGACTGGGCTGGAGGTCTGGTCTCAGCCTCACACGGTCCATCTGTGGAATGCAT ACAAACCGTCTCGGCCTTCGGGCGTTTCTGTTCTTGGCTCCACCGAAGACTCTCTTGTTGTTTCATTTTCATGGTACAGCAGCCATGATGGCCGCTGCCGGCTTCGCCACAGACCCAGCAGCACTCACATGTGGACCCAT GTTGCAGATTCTTTCCCTGCACCTGCAAGTCATAATCTGACGTACACGATCAGAAACCTCCTGCCATTTAAGGTTTATAGAGCATCGGTCGCCTGCAGAGGGACGAACGGCATCTGGAGCGACTGGAGCTCTGACGCAAACGGAAGGACTCTGGACAGGA AACCTTCCAGGCCCTCCGTGGTTTGCTACAGGGTGGAGAAAACGGTTTCCTCCACACCTCTTCTCCATCTCAAATGGAAG GCTCCTGAGCCTGATGAGACTGGGGGTCGTATCCTTGGTTACCAGGTGAGCGTCCATCCAAACGAGAAGATCCAAAACCTCACGGAGACGGAGGCAGTCCTGGAGGTGCAGGAGGGGAACTCCAGCGCGACGGTCCGGGCCTTCAACACGGCCGGATTGGGAGCCGCTGCACTTCTTAACATCACTGCTGAAAAGCGCGTCA CTCTCCCCTCTGTGAGAAACCTGTGGATTTCCAGCTTATTTCCAGGAAACCAAACCCTTCTGGTCCAGTGGACGTTTCCCTCGTCTTCGCCCTCTTCGCCCATCAGTCACGTTTCTGTGGAGTGGAGGGAGGAGAAGCGTCCCTCCGCCAGCCGCTGGTCCAGATTGGACAGCGCCGTCACCTCCGCCGTCATCCGAG ATGTGGACCCTGATGAGTCCTACCTGGTGAGCGTATTTCCTGTGTTCCACCAGCAGTGTGGACCTCCTCAGGCTCTggcagccagcctgcagctggGAG CTCTGATGGAGGCCGTCGATCTGAAGGTCGTCGGCACGAATAAAACGGCGGTGACCATAATGTGGGCATGGCAACGGAAGTCTAAGCCAATCAGAGTGAAGGGATACAGAGTGATGCTGAGGAGCGACTCGGACACACGGA CTGTGCCTTTATGGCCGGACCAGCGGCAGCACACCTTCTTCAACCTGACGCCCAACACCGAGTACTCGCTTCTCTTGTTGGCCGACGGCGCTGCGAAAAGCACCGTTACCGTGACAACGCATTATG ACGAGGTTCCTGTGGTGGCGACGGCGGCTCCGGTCCTGCTGCTGGCCGTCGCCGTCATCGTCATCTCCATCCTGTCGCGGACCGC ATACAAGTCACACTTCTTCCCACCCGTCTCCAGCCCACGACTCAGCACCACGGGCCAGTGGCTGATGAGCCCAGAACCAAAG AAACGCTTCGAGAGGAGCATCCTGAAGATCAGAGACTTTGAGGTAACGGATGTTGTTGGAAATAAGAGCCTCATCCTCCTCAGCCCAAAGAGTCGGACTTCATCAGAAGACTCGTCTCTCCTGTCAACCAGCAGCCCCGGTAAGACGTCACACGTCGGTCCAGATGTGGCTTTTGAGACCGGACCGATCACAGATGAGCCGTCTTATCGTCACGGTGACGGGGTTTATGCTGCACGGGACAGCGTGCGCGACGATAACTGCTGCTCTCCTCAGAAAGGAGGAGACATCGATCAGAGGGAGGTGGCAGAGAAAATTCAACTGCAAGAATTCAGCTTCCTGACCGACTTTCTGAGAAACCCCGTTCCTGAGGTGGCGACCAGACTCACAGGCGGCTCTTATCTGATCTGTGAGATGGACTATTTGGCAAACGGCTGCATCAGGCCAGAAGCCGCCGAAACCACAACATGA
- the nudt12 gene encoding NAD-capped RNA hydrolase NUDT12: MTSLQISAEEEMVEKFLDAAARGDLSQVSALLSHTPSLINQTGYSGWTALMLAARNGHHQVVERLLSLGCDKFSANSSSQTAYDVAKFWGHRHIADLLSRSDDQCQRVLPAADLVPQENYFSRETLDRLSAKRTDEVWLEAKRSDPDSVYLLFSNLSPMISTPEEDGKQMDAKLCRFRYEAVKDLLQKPSTVLIFLGAERKKTPGSSSSSGTEEGSREPPVWFAINTDEDPAELLKRCREKSRSFPKTPNRDLLKFSEDEAGVVAQARSVLAWHSRYSFCSTCGSGTRLEEGGYKRSCLNSQCRSLQGVHNTCYPRVDPVVIMLAVHPDGNQCLLGRKKVFPAGMFSCLAGFVEPGETVEEAVRREVEEESGVKVGPVQYVSCQPWPMPSNLMIGCLAVAISTHIKVDENEIEEARWFPRQQVIESLLRGASQALVLPPRQTIAHQLIRHWISVNSNL; encoded by the exons ATGACGAGTCTTCAGATAAGTGCGGAGGAGGAAATGGTGGAGAAATTTTTAGACGCTGCAGCACGAGGCGATCTGAGCCAGGTGTCCGCCCTCCTGTCTCACACCCCTTCGCTCATCAACCAGACAGGATACAGCGGCTGGACAGCACTGATGCTTGCAGCTCGCAACGGACACCACCAGGTGGTGGAGAGGCTTCTGTCCCTCGG CTGCGACAAGTTTTCTGCGAACAGCTCGTCTCAAACCGCCTACGATGTCGCCAAGTTCTGGGGCCACCGACACATCGCCGACCTTCTGAGCCGCTCGGACGACCAGTGCCAGCGAGTCCTGCCAGCTGCCGACCTCGTGCCGCAGGAGAACTACTTCAGCAGGGAGACGCTGGACCGGCTGAGTGCAAAGAGGACAGACGAGGTCTGGCTGGAGGCCAAACGAAGCGACCCAGATTCTGTCTACCTCCTGTTCTCCAACCTCAGCCCCATGATCAGCACGCCCGAGGAGGACGGCAAACAG ATGGACGCCAAGCTGTGTCGGTTCCGGTATGAAGCGGTGAAAGACCTCCTGCAGAAACCGTCCACTGTGCTCATCTTCCTCGGAGCGGAGAGAAAGAAGACTCCcggctcttcctcctcctccgggACAGAAGAGGGTAGCCGCGAGCCTCCGGTTTGGTTTGCCATCAACACCGATGAAGATCCAGCGGAGCTCCTGAAACGCTGCAGGGAAAAGAGCCGCTCATTCCCGAAGACTCCGAACAGAGACCTGCTGAAGTTCAGCGAGGACGAGGCAG GCGTGGTGGCTCAGGCCCGATCGGTGCTGGCGTGGCACAGCCGCTACAGTTTCTGCTCCACGTGTGGCAGCGGCACCCGGCTGGAGGAGGGGGGGTACAAGAGGAGCTGCCTTAACTCCCAGTGCAGGAGCCTGCAGGGGGTCCACAACACCTGCTACCCACGAGTCG ACCCGGTGGTTATCATGCTGGCGGTCCACCCAGATGGAAACCAGTGCTTACTGGGAAGAAAGAAGGTCTTTCCTGCTGGGATGTTCTCCTGTTTAGCAGGATTTGTGGAGCCAG GGGAGACGGTGGAGGAGGCGGTAAggagggaggtggaggaggagagcggTGTGAAGGTGGGTCCGGTTcagtacgtctcctgtcagccctgGCCCATGCCCTCCAACCTCATGATCGGCTGCCTCGCCGTCGCCATCTCCACCCACATCAAGGTGGATGAGAATGAGATCGAAGAGGCTCGGTGGTTTCCACGgcaacag GTGATCGAGTCCTTGTTGAGAGGAGCCAGCCAGGCCCTCGTCCTGCCCCCCAGACAGACCATCGCCCACCAGCTGATCAGGCACTGGATCAGCGTGAACTCCAACCTCTAA